A DNA window from Vigna angularis cultivar LongXiaoDou No.4 chromosome 1, ASM1680809v1, whole genome shotgun sequence contains the following coding sequences:
- the LOC108332580 gene encoding heptahelical transmembrane protein 1, translated as MNSTQTKCVVKRKPKETDETFSFIQSKQTMKKNLCDRHRPKRYPLLSFWELPDYMKDNEYILRYYRANWPFKQALFSLFRWHNETINVWTHFIGFLLFLGLTLANLMKPRVVDLLQLLTRSFSSSAEKNVSHNIKDLFLGTTILFDLNNEMPLTIELQSTALVIARWPFFVFLGGSMFCLFSSSMCHLFCCHSHNLNTFLWRLDYVGIVVMIITSFFPQIYYVFLCEPHWQIMYLAGITAMGVFTIATMLSPTLSTSKYRSFRAMLFCSMGLFGIVPAIHACFVNWTNPRRNITLAYEIAMALSYLTGTLFYVTRIPERWKPGWFDLAGHSHQIFHALVVVGALSHYAATLQMLEWRDSFGCDTLS; from the exons ATGAACAGTACTCAGACCAAATGCGTCGTCAAGCGCAAACCCAAAGAAACTGATGAAACCTTCTCTTTTATACAGTCCAAACAGACCATGAAGAAGAACCTCTGCGACCGTCACAGACCAAAACGCTACCCTCTCCTGTCGTTTTGGGAGCTGCCGGACTACATGAAGGACAACGAATACATTCTGCGTTATTACAGGGCCAATTGGCCCTTCAAACAAGCTCTCTTCAGCCTCTTTCGCTGGCACAACGAGACCATAAATGTTTGGAC CCATTTTATTGGGTTTTTACTGTTTCTTGGGTTGACTCTCGCCAATTTGATGAAGCCTCGTGTGGTGGATCTCTTGCAACTCCTAACCAG GTCTTTTTCTTCAAGTGCGGAAAAAAATGTCTCTCATAACATCAAAGATTTATTTCTG GGAACAACGATACTGTTtgatttaaataatgaaatgcCTTTGACAATCGAACTTCAATCGACAGCATTGGTTATAGCAAGGTGGCCATTCTTTGTTTTCCTAGGTGGTTCAATGTTCTGCCTCTTCTCTAGCAGCATGTGCCACCTCTTCTGTTGCCACTCCCACAACTTGAACACGTTCCTGTGGCGACTGGACTATGTGGGAATAGTTGTGATGATCATCACCTCCTTTTTCCCTCAAATTTACTACGTTTTCCTCTGTGAGCCTCACTGGCAAATCATGTATCTTGCTGGGATCACAGCCATGGGAGTGTTCACCATCGCAACAATGCTCTCTCCAACACTTTCCACCAGCAAATACCGTTCATTTCGTGCCATGTTGTTCTGCTCAATGGGACTTTTCGGCATTGTGCCTGCAATCCATGCATGTTTTGTGAATTGGACCAATCCCAGACGCAATATTACCTTAGCATATGAAATTGCCATGGCATTATCTTACTTGACAGGGACCTTATTCTATGTGACAAGAATACCCGAAAGGTGGAAGCCAGGTTGGTTCGATTTGGCAGGTCACAGCCACCAAATTTTTCATGCTCTTGTGGTGGTTGGAGCATTGTCACATTATGCAGCCACTCTTCAAATGCTGGAGTGGCGTGACTCTTTTGGGTGCGACACGCTTTCATGA